The window aaaaatatcaaatagTCATCTGGCATAGTATGGCATTATTGGAATTCTTAATTCTGAAATTAATTCTATTCgattaaataaatgaaattattactttttttccccGTTCCACTATAAAGATTTGGCCAAAATTAATGGATTTTGTTcagaaatcagaaaaaaaaccataggATGAATTCCTTcctatttgttttgttactTATTGGAATACCGTTATTCATTTACATTTCGAATAAATGTATgtacattttattcaaatttgaatttgaattcatttgatgttttttttttattcttaatATCACTCATAGATAACATATTTTTCTGCTGTAGTGAATATAATGaggatgacgatgacgatgatgatgatgattatgatcaagaatcaaatcgtcatcatcatcgtcgtcgtcgacgacgacaacaacaacaacaacaacaacaaaaacgtcGTCgtattaaatcaaaatcaaggATGAATAGAACACGTAAACATCGAAGACGTAATGAAGATAtttcagatgatgattcacTATCCAGTGTCGATGATTCAAGTTTGAATTTATCGAATAAACGAAATAACGTTGTTGTTAAACGTgaaagaaaacaatcaacaacaaaaacaactaaAAGACATGAAAATCGCCATCAAAGCAATAATGTtcgaaatgataatgaatcaaatggcCAGAACaaagatgttgatgatatgcTTAATGTGgttaattcaaaaattatggccaacaatgataaacaaacatcttttgatgaacaacagcaacgaccaccaccacaacaacaacaacaacaaaaacaatcgatatttccaaacaatcaaatggcTGATGTTCAAAGTAGACCAATCAATATTGGTAGTAGTAAATCACCAACACCAGAACCATCAATGAAGAATCATCGAAGAGATGAAGAATTTTGTGAACATGCTTACATTGTCTATAATCCTCGATTAAATACTATAGCCTTGTCACgtacattgaatgaattggttCGACCAGATTCAACCATCATCTATAAAGTGGATGAaacatcaaataatgaagatAAAATACGTATCAAAAgccgtaataataatggatctATAGATGAAAGTAAAGTAAGTGAAAATGATTTGTCCAgtaaataatcattgattgattgattgatttgtttgtatatttaaaatttttttttttcagaaaaaaagtgcaATATCAAAAAGTTTACGATCTGATTATTTCATTGTCAATAGTAATCTTTTGCTTAAAGAttgtcaaaatgatgatgctggTGGTGAACatattaaatcatcattatcattaacaatGACTGACAACATCATGCCAGATCAAAAGAAACCGTTGGCAATGGTGGCAACAAAGAATGATGATACTAATGAAACAGTTCATGTCAATGATCAAacagtttttgtttattcaactAAAGTTCCAACAAGTCTTAAGAATCAATGGACAACGACAACGGCCACCATTCCAacgaaatcaatttcaagtAAACGATCCATCGTTGCTGAAGAGCGAGCAAAACATGGatattcattcgaaaaaaatagcaaaaattctcgatcatcatctggtcatgaacgatcatcatcacgtgAAAGCTCTGAAGACagtgatggtaatgatgatgatgtgttgtTTGTAAGACAAAGAAATCGCTACCATCGATCATTATCGCGTAAACTAAAATCTTCAAGAATTggccaacaaaaaagaaaatcgatGAAACATGATCGTCGTCTCAAGTCGACGTACATTAACAAAAAACGTAGAAAATCCAATCGAGAAAAGAGACGAAAACGATAAATAATTTgcgtaaaaaaaagaaaatttattcttcaATGAATACagtgaaatttttaaaaaaattaaattttcaactaGTCATCTCTTCTTTAGCGGGACTTTCTTCTTTTGTCGCACTTTTGGTTGATTTTcgttcatcaatatcatcgtCTAAATGATTATTGCCATtctgatttgattcattttgattatcattttttgattcagaTTTCAAAGATGAACGACGATCTACAACAGTGGCGGTGGAGGTATTATTATTCTCTTCACTTTTTATACTGACTGGTGaatcttcttttttcgtcgatgatgataattcatttCCCATTCTACTATCACGTAATGCACTGTATTTTGATATTGGTGTTGAAACCACCGTACCCATTGGACAGACATAATCTGTTAATTCGAAATCGGCACGTTTCTTTCGAAGTGTAAAATGTCCTTTTTTGTATGCCTAAAAAATACAGAATGGTggttaattgaaaaaaaaaatttgaaaaaaaattttcttactTTGATTTTTGCACCTGGTATCAATGGCTGATAATTGGGCATTAATTCATATtcgtgttttgttttgctcaAATGATCACCAATTAATTGCTTAAATTTCGATGAGATATGTCGACGTAATAATGTTTTGCTCGCAGGTATGCTTAACAATGTAGCAAATAGATCGGCATTGAATGCATTTTCATATAGAATCAATGCACCATGTACACCCGAACCACGTAAATTTGGAGCATATTCCGATAGATCAATACTACGTAACCATTCCATTATACGATGTGAAGACCAAACAGCCACCTCTGTAttgttccattcattttgaccaacttcatcagcagcagctcTTCGTTTTAGACATTGTCCATTgtactggaaaaaaattagtcaaaattgtcaaagataatgtgaagaaaatttgaaaataattacaTTGTTCTCTCTTAGAACACGTATAGCTGCACGGATACTGGCAAAATGTAATTGATTCGTAACTTTCAAGTGTAATAAATCTTCAATATTCAGATAATGTAATACACGACCATCAACACGtgcatcaatgaatgattcttTGTATTGTGGTAGACCGATATCATCTAGCCATCGTGCTACCCATAAATAATCCAATTTTCCTGCACATTTCAATAgatcatcttcttcttcattcattgaagCCACTGCTAGTCGTAATTTTTTCCGATGTAATGAATTCTTAATGcccaattctttttcaactTCCCATGAAGTTGCACGCATCAGATGTTCACCATTTTTACACCATCGTTTACATTCATTAATATACATTCCTAATCCAATCATGGCAAACCAATCGGCCACTAATGTTGTTCCccaatttgaaaatggtaTGTTGACActaaatatgatgaatttggtgaaattaattttatacgttgaaaaaagatttataaTACAAacttttggaattttttctcctgGCTAAAACCAAGTCTAGGTCCAGATGTGGCTCTTAATCCACCACGTGAAAATGAATCGGAAATTCcagccaatgatgatgtgcttcgttttctgttgttcataaagaaaaaaaaacatttattaatttataaatcaacacaacaacaatgaaaaataccTAGAGAAAATTCTTCTCAATCCTTTTGGTTTTGAATCATCCAAATTGATACGTGGTGCAATCACtgtgttgttgtgtgtgccAGATGATATCATTTCATCGTCTTGAGCTGAAATTAATATAgtgaatgataaatgattagAAATTGgatattttcaaaacaaaacaaaaaaacaaaaatattcaattgcAATTCAATGCTTAGGTTAGCGCAAATCAGCCagtattaattaattgatgataataaagcAAAGATTTCATTGATTACTATTAATGCTATGCAAATGGTGATATTTCATTAGAAGCgtatacaatgaaaaaaaaacaaggaaaaaaattctttcaccTAATTCTGGCGCACTTGCTGCCCTTCTACTCTTCTTTAaccaacaaaattttttaccaAAATTCACACCAAAtccagatgatgattctttattatttggatggcgtgatgatgaaaatggcgATGGATGTAAAGAAGATTGTTGTAGTTTAAATGGTGTAATCATCGGTGAATTTGGTGTCGAATAAGCCTTATTATTGTTAGcggcaatcatcatcatttgttcttcatcaatcaatgattgtgaCATTGGATGTATTGTGGtggatggatgatgatgatgatttggactattttccatttcaaattgtcgttgaatttgtttcattatttttgaattatgTGGCagtgttgaaaatgaatttttattcaatttatgatcatttttattattattattattattgataacaTTTGTATCAAACAACATCATATGTTGACTATCCATCTTCATATCTTCAAATGAAGTTGAACGTCgtaacattgttgttgttgttgtcgttgttggttgttgtgattgttgttccacaatattttgattattatcaaacgATGAagcattatgatgattagacaatgatgattgttgccgttgtatttgttgttggccaTGTTCggctattgttgttgttgttgttggtggtgattgttgattattatttcgatGTGATCTTGGTGGTGCTACCGGTGAGAAACGGCCACCACCACTTGATTCACGGCGAGATGATGGTTCTGAATAAAAATAGTTACTGTTTCGTACAAATGGGCCAAACGTTAATtcatgataattttctttgaatttctAGATTtagatagaaagaaaaaaaaagaaaaaccgaaaacaatttattaCTCAATATAATCTATTTATAGATATCTATATCTATACATcaccaccagcaccaccatgatcaacatcaccatcaccacaatcatcatcattcatcatcaaattgtttgACGTTGTACTTACATTTTTAATATAATCACTTGCTATAGTTTTACCCCGTAGTAATGCTAGCTCATTACCCGACAATATATAACCAGTGGCACGAACAATTTTTGCCATAGTCAAacgtaatgatgatatttcaGTATCTTTTTCCAATAATCGTGTCTTTAGCTGttcgaattcattttcaatttttatattttgttcttttaaaattttttgttgacttTCAAAATGTATTAaatccaatttcaatttatccaCTATTGATAATAGATCACAGTTGGcattttccattgtttttttcgatattaaTGCTTTTTTAAACAATTCTTCAGTGTTTAACAATTGATTTCTTAATATATTCACCATCGATTCAagttgaatgattttttccatttttacattattattattattgacatgttgatgttgatattcATCACCATGCTGTTTTccatgctgctgctgctgttgaaacaaataaaaagcCATTTATTTAGAaaagttgattttttcaattggaaaaaacaaaacgaagaaaaattgttcacTAGTAATGgtcgaaaaattttcctgTCTGCCTATCTGTGCATGcagataatgatgttttgacaaacggaaaaaaaataaaaatgaaaatgaaatactAATCTATTTGAAAagtacaaatgaaaaatatgccccagttttttttctaccaaaaaaaaaaaaaaaaaaaaatccatccaaTGGATATAAATCACGAATCAAAACGAAGAACATATCCTCGTCATTAACTttcgtaatttttttgttgtgtgtgtgatgatcAAGTTATAACATCGAAACCAAGCAATCTATATAGAACGAATTTGATAtcctttttttgtgtgtggtaatcacaccaaaaaaaaaaaattggaaatgatttttttttatctttcttGTTTCTCAAATTAACGATAAATAAAACGATGATTGCTAATTTGCTATCGATtgatgacgacaacgacgacggaacacgaattaatgaatgaaaccgtgtttgtttgtgtgcgCAATCAAAATCTTTATCCGATTTTTATTacgaaataaataaacaaataaatgttATGTTTAATTCGCGTaatgattaaaatcaatgaaaatgaagataTTTAAAACGagtatatatattgaatgagGATGGcaagaaattgattttaaatacACACAAATGATGTTGGTAATAAATTTGTCAACagttttcgtttgtttataTTGTAGATTAAATAagtttgaattaaatttagaaaaacacacaaacaaactatTGCAcaggaaatgaaatgaaataaaaataaataaacatacCTGTTGCACATCATCGGATGAAGATATTGATTTATCCattgaaaagaatgaattatttCCTTTATTTGTAGCCAATGAATCTGGACTTGGATTCATATCGACCAAATATTCAGcggtttgattgtttgtggCACTATTTTTACCGCTACCACCATTGTTCATAATCTGGAAaccaaaaacgaaaaaaaatagaaattttcaaattaatgaccagaaaaaaaattaaattaaatttcaaaaaaatacgTCAATCTCAAGcacattatgattatttcagaaaatttgttcaaaaaaaataaccttTCGAAGGTTTGTTTGGCTTTGatataaattgttttgaatggattgtgatgatggtggtggtggtgacaATAATGAAGCAAGATTAGGATATGAATGATTCATGGTGTATAAATTATTGTGGTTAgtcattgatgaatttgaattattattattagacatataataatcattattattgtcccAATAATATTGAcccatattattattattattattattaatattgcTGTTTAccggtgttgttgttgttgttgttgttattggatTCACATGATGTAAATGATGTGAATCACAAAAATATGGATTCaaacattgattataatatggtgatgatattgatgaatagCCACCATCACTATTACCACCAATAGCCATTGTagtataatcattattacatCCTGGCATATTATTACGGCAACAATTGTTATAATTTCTATGAATTGTTGatggagatgatgatgatcgttgttgatattgttgttgcgaTGGTGGTTGATAAAGATGATATGAATTCGTAAATTTATCCATATGattaatataatgatgatgttgatgatgaggattttGTGTGGCCgtattcaatgaaaacattgatcCAGGTATACCGGATAATGATGCcggttgttgatgttgttgttgtgataaaTATGCCAATGATTCTATAGACATGTTATTATAAttaccaccactactaccgTGAAAACCAAGATTTTTCGTCACTTCTTCTAATAAATATGGATCAACAGAAGCTcgttgatgaaatgatgatgatgatgatggtgatgattgataatgaggttgatgataataataatgatgaggtTGGTGTGTTATGGCTGCTtttaaattataatcatcgattGGTTCACTTAATCTACGAGATAATGTTCGATCTtcatgatattgatgatggtgatgatgatgatgatgattaggatGATAATGGTGTTTATGAAGTTGTCGTTGAGGATTTTGTTCATGCTGTTGCATCAATGATCTATTAATGGTGGTTACATTGCTTATTGCAGCATTATCAGCATCAACATTCTCTTTATCAGATACAATCATAGTGGCTGTTGCattcgataataattcatGATCTGAAGAGCCAATGGTTGTGGcagttgttgtcgatgttgttgttgttgtagagtCCGAAAATTCAtctttaccatcatcatttgatgtaactgatttttgatgttttaactcgtttttgttgttgttgtttgtttgatgtcgatgatggtggtggtggtgatggtgtcTAGTCGAcctttttttacatttgcCACCACCTTCATTATTACGGCCAACATGATCATCGtcttgatgttgatgatgagaagaTTTCTTCATGTTTCGACactcactcacacacacgttTTGTCATCCAATTTAGTTCCGGTACAATGTTGttatcataatgattttgatgcggcttttgtttttgtttttcatgtcttgtttttttctgcccatctttattgtcatttagatttaattatcattttttttctctctctccgGAAAAACAAAGAGGTTAGTTGGAGGAAAAGAAGAGagttgattatttttcaattaacaaaaacaaaacaaaaaaaaattttgtgaaTGCGGATAAGTTAAAATAATCAagcgaaacgaaaaaaaaacaaaaaacaaacgaaagagaaaacaaaatgatgacaaaaaaaaaattattgttaatGACGAATACTAGGTAAAATTGCTGTATTATTGTcgtttcttctttttcttctttcttatTTAAGGTCGAggatgattattgatcatcactGTATACCACCAGCAtcagcaccaccaccatgaaaaatatcatcatcatcatcatgatgacgatttcaatacttcttcatcatcatttggatttcatttttcaatgatcgtcgtcgtcgtcatcatcgtcatcttcatcatgatGGTGGAAGGACACATGTAAggatttttcgtttgttcgttCTTTGTTTTCTTGATGAAGATatcaaaaacacacacacacacacacacttaaaACAGCATGCCGTCGTTTATATAActgtaaatttttattattttatcatcgattgattgttgttgttgttacagcattttttccccattttaattggaaaatcaaaaataaattgagcGATAAATTGTGCATTCTCCAAGgcagaaacacacacacaaagacatCCCGTTTCTTCTTGAAAAAcatgaatcttttttcttttctttactttttttttggcatttaGCAACTAATGTTGATTTAtacaaatttctttttttctccacacgaggattaataataatgccaATGCCGTAATtcacactttttttcttcttctcaatgagtttcaatatatataaaagc of the Dermatophagoides farinae isolate YC_2012a chromosome 1, ASM2471394v1, whole genome shotgun sequence genome contains:
- the LOC124492533 gene encoding uncharacterized protein LOC124492533 isoform X12 translates to MDNHHCSSNNNNSNNGDDDDDNDRLLNNNNGDTMNASQILHLALQKMDGIIATNSEINLIDSTTNNQIVNNNNNNNDMNPNDSSNQNGHQQRKTLERKQDKLNRLLQELKEYSKDGDNLPSSNEQVSSSSSSSSSSSPMCRNADENQNDVSNIMNNGGSGKNSATNNQTAEYLVDMNPSPDSLATNKGNNSFFSMDKSISSSDDVQQQQHGKQHGDEYQHQHVNNNNNVKMEKIIQLESMVNILRNQLLNTEELFKKALISKKTMENANCDLLSIVDKLKLDLIHFESQQKILKEQNIKIENEFEQLKTRLLEKDTEISSLRLTMAKIVRATGYILSGNELALLRGKTIASDYIKNKFKENYHELTFGPFVRNSNYFYSEPSSRRESSGGGRFSPVAPPRSHRNNNQQSPPTTTTTIAEHGQQQIQRQQSSLSNHHNASSFDNNQNIVEQQSQQPTTTTTTTMLRRSTSFEDMKMDSQHMMLFDTNVINNNNNNKNDHKLNKNSFSTLPHNSKIMKQIQRQFEMENSPNHHHHPSTTIHPMSQSLIDEEQMMMIAANNNKAYSTPNSPMITPFKLQQSSLHPSPFSSSRHPNNKESSSGFGVNFAQDDEMISSGTHNNTVIAPRINLDDSKPKGLRRIFSRKRSTSSLAGISDSFSRGGLRATSGPRLGFSQEKKFQNVNIPFSNWGTTLVADWFAMIGLGMYINECKRWCKNGEHLMRATSWEVEKELGIKNSLHRKKLRLAVASMNEEEDDLLKCAGKLDYLWVARWLDDIGLPQYKESFIDARVDGRVLHYLNIEDLLHLKVTNQLHFASIRAAIRVLRENNYNGQCLKRRAAADEVGQNEWNNTEVAVWSSHRIMEWLRSIDLSEYAPNLRGSGVHGALILYENAFNADLFATLLSIPASKTLLRRHISSKFKQLIGDHLSKTKHEYELMPNYQPLIPGAKIKAYKKGHFTLRKKRADFELTDYVCPMGTVVSTPISKYSALRDSRMGNELSSSTKKEDSPVSIKSEENNNTSTATVVDRRSSLKSESKNDNQNESNQNGNNHLDDDIDERKSTKSATKEESPAKEEMTS
- the LOC124492533 gene encoding uncharacterized protein LOC124492533 isoform X11, which codes for MDNHHCSSNNNNSNNGDDDDDNDRLLNNNNGDTMNASQILHLALQKMDGIIATNSEINLIDSTTNNQIVNNNNNNNDMNPNDSSNQNGHQQRKTLERKQDKLNRLLQELKEYSKDGDNLPSSNEQVSSSSSSSSSSSPMCRNADENQNDVSNIMNNGGSGKNSATNNQTAEYLVDMNPSPDSLATNKGNNSFFSMDKSISSSDDVQQQQQHGKQHGDEYQHQHVNNNNNVKMEKIIQLESMVNILRNQLLNTEELFKKALISKKTMENANCDLLSIVDKLKLDLIHFESQQKILKEQNIKIENEFEQLKTRLLEKDTEISSLRLTMAKIVRATGYILSGNELALLRGKTIASDYIKNKFKENYHELTFGPFVRNSNYFYSEPSSRRESSGGGRFSPVAPPRSHRNNNQQSPPTTTTTIAEHGQQQIQRQQSSLSNHHNASSFDNNQNIVEQQSQQPTTTTTTTMLRRSTSFEDMKMDSQHMMLFDTNVINNNNNNKNDHKLNKNSFSTLPHNSKIMKQIQRQFEMENSPNHHHHPSTTIHPMSQSLIDEEQMMMIAANNNKAYSTPNSPMITPFKLQQSSLHPSPFSSSRHPNNKESSSGFGVNFAQDDEMISSGTHNNTVIAPRINLDDSKPKGLRRIFSRKRSTSSLAGISDSFSRGGLRATSGPRLGFSQEKKFQNVNIPFSNWGTTLVADWFAMIGLGMYINECKRWCKNGEHLMRATSWEVEKELGIKNSLHRKKLRLAVASMNEEEDDLLKCAGKLDYLWVARWLDDIGLPQYKESFIDARVDGRVLHYLNIEDLLHLKVTNQLHFASIRAAIRVLRENNYNGQCLKRRAAADEVGQNEWNNTEVAVWSSHRIMEWLRSIDLSEYAPNLRGSGVHGALILYENAFNADLFATLLSIPASKTLLRRHISSKFKQLIGDHLSKTKHEYELMPNYQPLIPGAKIKAYKKGHFTLRKKRADFELTDYVCPMGTVVSTPISKYSALRDSRMGNELSSSTKKEDSPVSIKSEENNNTSTATVVDRRSSLKSESKNDNQNESNQNGNNHLDDDIDERKSTKSATKEESPAKEEMTS
- the LOC124492533 gene encoding uncharacterized protein LOC124492533 isoform X6; translation: MKKSSHHQHQDDDHVGRNNEGGGKCKKRSTRHHHHHHHHRHQTNNNNKNELKHQKSVTSNDDGKDEFSDSTTTTTSTTTATTIGSSDHELLSNATATMIVSDKENVDADNAAISNVTTINRSLMQQHEQNPQRQLHKHHYHPNHHHHHHHHQYHEDRTLSRRLSEPIDDYNLKAAITHQPHHYYYHQPHYQSSPSSSSSFHQRASVDPYLLEEVTKNLGFHGSSGGNYNNMSIESLAYLSQQQHQQPASLSGIPGSMFSLNTATQNPHHQHHHYINHMDKFTNSYHLYQPPSQQQYQQRSSSSPSTIHRNYNNCCRNNMPGCNNDYTTMAIGGNSDGGYSSISSPYYNQCLNPYFCDSHHLHHVNPITTTTTTTPIMNNGGSGKNSATNNQTAEYLVDMNPSPDSLATNKGNNSFFSMDKSISSSDDVQQQQQHGKQHGDEYQHQHVNNNNNVKMEKIIQLESMVNILRNQLLNTEELFKKALISKKTMENANCDLLSIVDKLKLDLIHFESQQKILKEQNIKIENEFEQLKTRLLEKDTEISSLRLTMAKIVRATGYILSGNELALLRGKTIASDYIKNKFKENYHELTFGPFVRNSNYFYSEPSSRRESSGGGRFSPVAPPRSHRNNNQQSPPTTTTTIAEHGQQQIQRQQSSLSNHHNASSFDNNQNIVEQQSQQPTTTTTTTMLRRSTSFEDMKMDSQHMMLFDTNVINNNNNNKNDHKLNKNSFSTLPHNSKIMKQIQRQFEMENSPNHHHHPSTTIHPMSQSLIDEEQMMMIAANNNKAYSTPNSPMITPFKLQQSSLHPSPFSSSRHPNNKESSSGFGVNFGKKFCWLKKSRRAASAPELAQDDEMISSGTHNNTVIAPRINLDDSKPKGLRRIFSRKRSTSSLAGISDSFSRGGLRATSGPRLGFSQEKKFQNVNIPFSNWGTTLVADWFAMIGLGMYINECKRWCKNGEHLMRATSWEVEKELGIKNSLHRKKLRLAVASMNEEEDDLLKCAGKLDYLWVARWLDDIGLPQYKESFIDARVDGRVLHYLNIEDLLHLKVTNQLHFASIRAAIRVLRENNYNGQCLKRRAAADEVGQNEWNNTEVAVWSSHRIMEWLRSIDLSEYAPNLRGSGVHGALILYENAFNADLFATLLSIPASKTLLRRHISSKFKQLIGDHLSKTKHEYELMPNYQPLIPGAKIKAYKKGHFTLRKKRADFELTDYVCPMGTVVSTPISKYSALRDSRMGNELSSSTKKEDSPVSIKSEENNNTSTATVVDRRSSLKSESKNDNQNESNQNGNNHLDDDIDERKSTKSATKEESPAKEEMTS
- the LOC124492533 gene encoding uncharacterized protein LOC124492533 isoform X3; its protein translation is MKKSSHHQHQDDDHVGRNNEGGGKCKKRSTRHHHHHHHHRHQTNNNNKNELKHQKSVTSNDDGKDEFSDSTTTTTSTTTATTIGSSDHELLSNATATMIVSDKENVDADNAAISNVTTINRSLMQQHEQNPQRQLHKHHYHPNHHHHHHHHQYHEDRTLSRRLSEPIDDYNLKAAITHQPHHYYYHQPHYQSSPSSSSSFHQRASVDPYLLEEVTKNLGFHGSSGGNYNNMSIESLAYLSQQQHQQPASLSGIPGSMFSLNTATQNPHHQHHHYINHMDKFTNSYHLYQPPSQQQYQQRSSSSPSTIHRNYNNCCRNNMPGCNNDYTTMAIGGNSDGGYSSISSPYYNQCLNPYFCDSHHLHHVNPITTTTTTTPVNSNINNNNNNNMGQYYWDNNNDYYMSNNNNSNSSMTNHNNLYTMNHSYPNLASLLSPPPPSSQSIQNNLYQSQTNLRKIMNNGGSGKNSATNNQTAEYLVDMNPSPDSLATNKGNNSFFSMDKSISSSDDVQQQQHGKQHGDEYQHQHVNNNNNVKMEKIIQLESMVNILRNQLLNTEELFKKALISKKTMENANCDLLSIVDKLKLDLIHFESQQKILKEQNIKIENEFEQLKTRLLEKDTEISSLRLTMAKIVRATGYILSGNELALLRGKTIASDYIKNKFKENYHELTFGPFVRNSNYFYSEPSSRRESSGGGRFSPVAPPRSHRNNNQQSPPTTTTTIAEHGQQQIQRQQSSLSNHHNASSFDNNQNIVEQQSQQPTTTTTTTMLRRSTSFEDMKMDSQHMMLFDTNVINNNNNNKNDHKLNKNSFSTLPHNSKIMKQIQRQFEMENSPNHHHHPSTTIHPMSQSLIDEEQMMMIAANNNKAYSTPNSPMITPFKLQQSSLHPSPFSSSRHPNNKESSSGFGVNFAQDDEMISSGTHNNTVIAPRINLDDSKPKGLRRIFSRKRSTSSLAGISDSFSRGGLRATSGPRLGFSQEKKFQNVNIPFSNWGTTLVADWFAMIGLGMYINECKRWCKNGEHLMRATSWEVEKELGIKNSLHRKKLRLAVASMNEEEDDLLKCAGKLDYLWVARWLDDIGLPQYKESFIDARVDGRVLHYLNIEDLLHLKVTNQLHFASIRAAIRVLRENNYNGQCLKRRAAADEVGQNEWNNTEVAVWSSHRIMEWLRSIDLSEYAPNLRGSGVHGALILYENAFNADLFATLLSIPASKTLLRRHISSKFKQLIGDHLSKTKHEYELMPNYQPLIPGAKIKAYKKGHFTLRKKRADFELTDYVCPMGTVVSTPISKYSALRDSRMGNELSSSTKKEDSPVSIKSEENNNTSTATVVDRRSSLKSESKNDNQNESNQNGNNHLDDDIDERKSTKSATKEESPAKEEMTS
- the LOC124492533 gene encoding uncharacterized protein LOC124492533 isoform X2, with translation MKKSSHHQHQDDDHVGRNNEGGGKCKKRSTRHHHHHHHHRHQTNNNNKNELKHQKSVTSNDDGKDEFSDSTTTTTSTTTATTIGSSDHELLSNATATMIVSDKENVDADNAAISNVTTINRSLMQQHEQNPQRQLHKHHYHPNHHHHHHHHQYHEDRTLSRRLSEPIDDYNLKAAITHQPHHYYYHQPHYQSSPSSSSSFHQRASVDPYLLEEVTKNLGFHGSSGGNYNNMSIESLAYLSQQQHQQPASLSGIPGSMFSLNTATQNPHHQHHHYINHMDKFTNSYHLYQPPSQQQYQQRSSSSPSTIHRNYNNCCRNNMPGCNNDYTTMAIGGNSDGGYSSISSPYYNQCLNPYFCDSHHLHHVNPITTTTTTTPVNSNINNNNNNNMGQYYWDNNNDYYMSNNNNSNSSMTNHNNLYTMNHSYPNLASLLSPPPPSSQSIQNNLYQSQTNLRKIMNNGGSGKNSATNNQTAEYLVDMNPSPDSLATNKGNNSFFSMDKSISSSDDVQQQQQHGKQHGDEYQHQHVNNNNNVKMEKIIQLESMVNILRNQLLNTEELFKKALISKKTMENANCDLLSIVDKLKLDLIHFESQQKILKEQNIKIENEFEQLKTRLLEKDTEISSLRLTMAKIVRATGYILSGNELALLRGKTIASDYIKNKFKENYHELTFGPFVRNSNYFYSEPSSRRESSGGGRFSPVAPPRSHRNNNQQSPPTTTTTIAEHGQQQIQRQQSSLSNHHNASSFDNNQNIVEQQSQQPTTTTTTTMLRRSTSFEDMKMDSQHMMLFDTNVINNNNNNKNDHKLNKNSFSTLPHNSKIMKQIQRQFEMENSPNHHHHPSTTIHPMSQSLIDEEQMMMIAANNNKAYSTPNSPMITPFKLQQSSLHPSPFSSSRHPNNKESSSGFGVNFAQDDEMISSGTHNNTVIAPRINLDDSKPKGLRRIFSRKRSTSSLAGISDSFSRGGLRATSGPRLGFSQEKKFQNVNIPFSNWGTTLVADWFAMIGLGMYINECKRWCKNGEHLMRATSWEVEKELGIKNSLHRKKLRLAVASMNEEEDDLLKCAGKLDYLWVARWLDDIGLPQYKESFIDARVDGRVLHYLNIEDLLHLKVTNQLHFASIRAAIRVLRENNYNGQCLKRRAAADEVGQNEWNNTEVAVWSSHRIMEWLRSIDLSEYAPNLRGSGVHGALILYENAFNADLFATLLSIPASKTLLRRHISSKFKQLIGDHLSKTKHEYELMPNYQPLIPGAKIKAYKKGHFTLRKKRADFELTDYVCPMGTVVSTPISKYSALRDSRMGNELSSSTKKEDSPVSIKSEENNNTSTATVVDRRSSLKSESKNDNQNESNQNGNNHLDDDIDERKSTKSATKEESPAKEEMTS